Proteins co-encoded in one Kutzneria chonburiensis genomic window:
- a CDS encoding acyl-CoA dehydrogenase family protein, whose product MRIAYTPEQERLRAELRAYFAELMTPDRREALATTGGEYGDGVAYKEVVAQLGRDGWLVIGWPAEHGGQDRSMLEQLIFLDEAAAAGVPVPFLTLNTIGPTIMRFGTDAQKAEFLPRIAAGQVHFAIGYSEPGAGTDLASLRTRAVRDGDDYVINGQKMWTSLIQYADYVWLAARTDPDAVKHKGLSILIVPTDAKGFSWTPVHTMAGPTTSATYYEDVRVPASALVGEEHRGWPLITNQLNHERVALTSAAPVLTALHEVTAWAQRTKLPDGNRVIDQEWVQLHLARVHAKAEFLKLMNWRIAWGVKQSPSPADASATKVFGTEFATEAYRLLMEVLGTNAVVRQGSPGALLHGRIERMHRSSLILTFGGGTNEVQRDIIAAVGLGLPVGRR is encoded by the coding sequence ATGCGGATCGCGTACACCCCCGAGCAGGAGCGGCTGCGCGCCGAACTGCGGGCGTACTTCGCGGAGCTGATGACGCCGGACCGGCGGGAGGCGTTGGCCACCACCGGCGGCGAGTACGGCGACGGCGTCGCCTACAAGGAGGTCGTCGCGCAGCTCGGCCGGGACGGCTGGCTGGTGATCGGCTGGCCGGCCGAGCACGGCGGCCAGGACCGGTCCATGCTGGAGCAGCTGATCTTCCTGGACGAGGCGGCCGCGGCCGGCGTGCCGGTGCCGTTCCTGACGTTGAACACCATCGGGCCGACGATCATGCGCTTCGGCACCGACGCGCAGAAGGCCGAGTTCCTGCCCCGGATCGCCGCCGGGCAGGTGCATTTCGCCATCGGCTACTCCGAGCCCGGCGCCGGCACCGACCTCGCGTCGCTGCGGACCCGCGCGGTGCGCGACGGCGACGACTACGTGATCAACGGCCAGAAGATGTGGACCAGCCTGATCCAGTACGCCGACTACGTCTGGCTCGCGGCCCGTACCGATCCGGATGCGGTCAAGCACAAGGGTTTGAGCATCCTGATCGTGCCGACGGACGCGAAGGGCTTCAGCTGGACGCCCGTGCACACCATGGCCGGGCCGACCACCAGCGCCACGTACTACGAGGACGTGCGCGTGCCTGCTTCCGCGCTGGTGGGTGAGGAGCACCGGGGCTGGCCGCTGATCACCAACCAGCTCAACCACGAGCGGGTCGCGCTGACCTCGGCCGCGCCCGTTCTGACCGCACTGCACGAGGTCACCGCGTGGGCGCAGCGGACCAAGCTGCCCGACGGCAACCGCGTGATCGACCAGGAATGGGTGCAGCTGCACCTGGCCCGTGTGCACGCCAAGGCCGAGTTCCTCAAGCTGATGAACTGGCGGATCGCCTGGGGCGTCAAGCAGTCGCCCAGCCCGGCCGACGCGTCCGCGACCAAGGTGTTCGGCACCGAGTTCGCCACCGAGGCGTACCGGCTGCTGATGGAGGTGCTCGGCACGAACGCCGTGGTGCGCCAGGGATCCCCGGGCGCACTGCTGCACGGGCGGATCGAGCGGATGCATCGGTCGTCACTGATCCTGACGTTCGGCGGCGGCACCAACGAGGTGCAGCGGGACATCATCGCCGCGGTGGGCCTCGGCCTGCCCGTCGGCCGGCGCTGA
- a CDS encoding LLM class F420-dependent oxidoreductase: MRLGLQLGYWTPVPAPNTPELVAAAERSGFDSVFAAEAWGSDAFTPLAWWGSRTSRLRLGTSVAQLSARTPTACAMHALTLDRLSGGRFILGLGVSGPQVVEGWYGQPFGQPLARTREYVSIVRQVLAREAPVVNNGRHYPLPYQGPGALGLGKPLKPIAHPLRPDVPIMLGAEGPKNVALTAEIADGWLAIYYTPRLAAMYNEWLDEGFARPGARRSREEFEIVASCQIVLTDDRARALQAMKPVLALYIGGMGAAGMNFHADVFARMGYASEVAAIGELFRAGRKDEAAAVVPDALVEGIALIGSAEEVRAQVAELERGGVTTLLVGCGNVEQVEQLSSALVGEVEHVLD; the protein is encoded by the coding sequence ATGAGGCTTGGACTGCAACTCGGCTACTGGACCCCGGTGCCGGCCCCCAACACTCCCGAGCTGGTCGCCGCGGCGGAGCGGTCCGGCTTCGACTCGGTGTTCGCCGCCGAGGCGTGGGGCTCGGACGCGTTCACCCCGCTGGCGTGGTGGGGTTCCCGCACGTCACGGCTGCGGTTGGGCACCTCGGTGGCCCAGCTGTCGGCGCGCACGCCGACCGCGTGCGCCATGCACGCCCTCACCCTGGACCGGCTCAGCGGTGGCCGCTTCATCCTGGGGCTGGGCGTGTCCGGGCCGCAGGTGGTGGAGGGCTGGTACGGGCAGCCGTTCGGCCAGCCGCTGGCCCGGACCAGGGAATATGTCTCGATTGTGCGGCAGGTGCTGGCCCGCGAGGCGCCGGTCGTCAACAACGGCCGGCACTATCCGCTGCCGTACCAGGGGCCCGGGGCGCTGGGGCTGGGCAAGCCGTTGAAGCCGATCGCCCATCCGCTGCGGCCCGACGTGCCGATCATGCTCGGCGCGGAGGGGCCCAAGAATGTGGCCCTGACCGCGGAGATCGCCGATGGCTGGCTGGCCATCTACTACACGCCGAGGCTGGCCGCGATGTACAACGAGTGGCTGGACGAGGGCTTCGCGCGGCCGGGGGCGCGGCGGTCGCGTGAGGAGTTCGAGATCGTCGCGAGCTGCCAGATCGTGCTCACCGATGACCGTGCGCGAGCCTTGCAGGCGATGAAACCCGTGCTGGCGCTGTACATCGGCGGCATGGGCGCGGCCGGCATGAACTTCCACGCCGATGTGTTCGCCCGTATGGGCTATGCCTCGGAGGTCGCCGCCATCGGCGAGTTGTTCCGGGCCGGTCGCAAGGACGAGGCCGCCGCCGTGGTGCCGGATGCCCTGGTCGAGGGCATCGCGCTGATCGGCTCCGCCGAGGAGGTGCGAGCCCAGGTGGCCGAGCTCGAGCGGGGCGGCGTGACCACCCTGCTGGTCGGCTGCGGCAACGTCGAACAGGTCGAGCAGCTGTCCTCGGCCCTTGTCGGCGAAGTGGAACACGTTCTAGATTGA
- a CDS encoding NAD(P)H-dependent flavin oxidoreductase, whose protein sequence is MRTALCDRFGIEHPIFGFTPSEHVAAAISRAGGLGVLGCVRFNDPAELDAALTWMDENTDGRPYGVDVVMPAKIPTEGTAVDLDALIPPGHRDFVDRTLIELGVPPLDSHGAGVLGWLHSVARSHVDVALQHPIRLIANALGSPPVDVIEQAHRHDVPVAALAGKAEHARRHVDNGVDIVVAQGYEAGGHTGEIASMVLVPEIVDAVGADVPVLAAGGIGSGRQLAAALALGASGGWLGSCWLTTAEYSVGLPVSATQQALLAAGSSDTVRTRIYTGKPARLLKTRWTEAWARPDAPEPLPMPLQNLLVADAHQRIASSGDPSVVSMPVGQIVGRMNEIRPVAAVMADLLREFDETLTRLDKLR, encoded by the coding sequence GTGCGCACGGCACTGTGTGACCGGTTCGGCATCGAACACCCGATCTTCGGCTTCACGCCGTCCGAGCACGTCGCCGCGGCGATCAGCCGCGCCGGCGGGCTGGGTGTGCTGGGCTGCGTCCGCTTCAACGACCCGGCCGAGCTGGACGCCGCGCTGACCTGGATGGACGAGAACACCGACGGCCGGCCGTACGGTGTCGACGTGGTGATGCCGGCGAAGATCCCCACCGAGGGCACCGCGGTCGATCTCGACGCCCTGATTCCGCCCGGGCACAGGGATTTCGTCGATCGGACCTTGATCGAGCTCGGCGTGCCGCCGCTGGATTCCCACGGCGCCGGCGTGTTGGGCTGGCTGCACTCCGTTGCACGGTCCCATGTGGACGTTGCCCTGCAACATCCGATCCGCCTGATCGCCAACGCCCTCGGCTCGCCGCCGGTCGACGTCATCGAACAGGCGCACCGCCATGACGTGCCCGTCGCCGCGCTCGCCGGCAAGGCCGAGCACGCCCGTCGGCACGTCGACAACGGCGTGGACATCGTTGTGGCGCAAGGCTACGAGGCCGGCGGGCACACCGGCGAGATCGCCAGCATGGTGCTCGTGCCCGAGATCGTCGACGCCGTCGGGGCCGACGTGCCCGTGCTCGCGGCCGGCGGCATCGGCAGCGGCCGCCAACTCGCCGCCGCCCTCGCCCTGGGCGCGTCCGGCGGTTGGCTCGGCTCGTGCTGGCTGACCACCGCCGAATACTCCGTCGGCCTGCCCGTCTCCGCCACCCAGCAGGCGTTGCTCGCCGCCGGCTCCAGCGACACCGTGCGGACCCGGATCTACACCGGCAAACCGGCACGGCTGCTCAAGACCCGGTGGACCGAGGCGTGGGCCCGGCCCGACGCCCCCGAGCCGCTGCCCATGCCGCTGCAGAACCTGCTCGTCGCCGACGCCCACCAGCGGATCGCCAGTTCCGGCGATCCCAGCGTCGTGTCCATGCCCGTCGGCCAGATCGTCGGGCGGATGAACGAGATCCGTCCCGTCGCCGCTGTCATGGCCGACCTGCTGCGGGAGTTCGACGAGACCCTCACCCGGCTGGACAAGCTTCGTTAG
- a CDS encoding crotonase/enoyl-CoA hydratase family protein gives MTATQESEHCLVDQRGGVLVVTMNRPEARNALSGPMMAIMREAWDRVDSDDSVRVCVLTGAGGAFCAGADLKAMTTSHPGDSFSGGGWDLSVIEPLLKGRRLTKPLIAAVEGPAIAGGTEILQATDIRVAGESARFGVSEARWGLFPLGGSAVRLPRQIPYTVAADLLLTGRHITAAEALSIGLIGHVVPDGQALTKALELADMIAANGPLAVQAILRTIRETEAMPENEAFAIEAQHGMRVFLSADAKEGPAAFAAKRKPDFQGR, from the coding sequence ATGACGGCGACGCAGGAGTCCGAGCACTGCCTGGTAGACCAACGAGGCGGGGTCCTGGTGGTGACGATGAACCGCCCGGAGGCACGCAACGCCCTGTCCGGCCCGATGATGGCGATCATGCGCGAGGCCTGGGACCGCGTCGACTCGGACGACAGCGTCCGGGTCTGTGTGCTCACCGGCGCCGGCGGCGCGTTCTGCGCCGGGGCCGATCTCAAGGCCATGACCACCAGCCATCCCGGCGATTCCTTCTCCGGCGGCGGCTGGGACCTGTCCGTCATCGAGCCCCTGCTCAAGGGCCGTCGGCTGACCAAGCCGCTGATCGCCGCCGTCGAGGGGCCGGCCATCGCCGGCGGCACGGAGATCTTGCAGGCCACCGATATCCGCGTGGCCGGCGAGAGCGCCCGCTTCGGCGTCTCCGAAGCCCGCTGGGGCCTCTTCCCCCTCGGCGGCTCCGCCGTCCGGCTGCCCCGCCAGATCCCGTACACCGTCGCCGCCGATCTTTTGCTGACCGGCCGGCACATCACCGCCGCCGAGGCGTTGAGCATCGGCTTGATCGGTCACGTTGTCCCCGACGGACAGGCCTTGACCAAGGCGTTGGAACTCGCCGACATGATCGCCGCCAACGGACCGTTGGCCGTGCAGGCCATCCTGCGCACCATCCGCGAGACCGAGGCCATGCCCGAGAACGAGGCCTTCGCCATCGAGGCCCAGCACGGAATGCGCGTGTTCCTCAGCGCCGACGCCAAGGAGGGCCCCGCCGCCTTCGCCGCCAAGCGCAAGCCCGACTTCCAGGGCAGGTAA
- a CDS encoding acyl-CoA dehydrogenase family protein translates to MDFELSEAQRDLAAMVREHPQWTDLAASGVLAAALPESAGGNGFGLLEQCSVLVELGRAVSSAPYLPSIVQGASTVARFGTAEHVDRWVRPALTGSIVLSVALSEENNDDPLAPVTRASEVSSGWRLTGSKSLVSPADVFLVPASTSDGLRLFIVQADEAAVLPQSVVDGDSCLLDLSDVHLGPDRVLPGAAVSYALQRGIVGLCALQLGVVERALELTTEYARTRQQFDRPIGSFQAVTQRLADAYIQVEAIRLTLWQAAWRLSEGLPCDTELATAKFWAAEGGHYVAHTAVHVHGGMGIDLSHSLHRYFTAAKRHEFALGGATTQLRHIGSALAATPV, encoded by the coding sequence GTGGACTTCGAGTTGTCGGAAGCGCAGCGGGATCTGGCCGCCATGGTCCGTGAGCATCCACAGTGGACGGACCTGGCGGCGTCCGGAGTGCTGGCCGCCGCCTTGCCGGAATCGGCCGGTGGCAACGGTTTCGGGCTGTTGGAGCAGTGCAGCGTGCTGGTCGAACTCGGCCGTGCCGTGTCGTCGGCGCCATACCTGCCGTCCATCGTGCAGGGTGCGTCGACGGTGGCCCGGTTCGGCACGGCCGAGCACGTCGACCGCTGGGTGCGGCCGGCGCTGACCGGGTCGATCGTGCTTTCGGTCGCCTTGTCCGAGGAGAACAACGACGATCCCCTGGCCCCGGTTACGCGGGCGTCGGAGGTTTCCTCCGGCTGGCGGCTGACCGGGTCCAAGTCCCTGGTCTCCCCCGCCGACGTCTTCCTGGTGCCCGCCAGCACTTCCGACGGCTTGCGCCTGTTCATCGTGCAGGCCGACGAGGCCGCCGTGCTGCCGCAGTCCGTTGTCGACGGCGACTCCTGCCTGCTCGACCTCTCCGACGTGCACCTCGGTCCCGACCGCGTCCTGCCCGGCGCCGCCGTTTCCTACGCCCTCCAGCGCGGCATCGTCGGCCTTTGCGCCCTTCAACTCGGCGTCGTCGAACGGGCTTTGGAGCTGACCACCGAGTACGCCCGTACCCGGCAGCAGTTCGACCGCCCCATCGGCAGCTTCCAAGCCGTCACCCAGCGGCTTGCCGACGCGTACATCCAGGTCGAGGCCATCCGGCTCACCTTGTGGCAGGCCGCCTGGCGCCTGTCCGAGGGGCTGCCGTGCGACACCGAGCTCGCCACCGCCAAGTTCTGGGCCGCCGAGGGCGGCCACTACGTCGCCCACACCGCCGTGCACGTCCATGGCGGCATGGGCATCGACCTCAGCCACTCTTTGCACAGGTATTTCACCGCCGCCAAACGCCATGAGTTCGCCCTCGGCGGCGCCACCACCCAGCTCCGCCACATCGGCTCCGCCCTGGCCGCCACCCCCGTCTAG
- a CDS encoding acyl-CoA synthetase: MTAPGLWHIAAAEPGLTAVVDPDGGEVSYGSLAAAADRYGRGLQAMGLRPGDSVVVLLPNGSDLMAMYFAAMQTGLYIVPVNWHLVGPEIAYLISDSGAKAFVASSRFAEAAAVAGESLPASARFSVGEIPGFQPLSSLGASEPVGRPDIRTAGAPMLYTSGTTGRPKGVRRALTGADPDDVPAAGIWFFGIFDLKPFDGHVHLCGSPLYHTAVLNFVALSIQFGHTAVLMDRWDAEEMLRLIAKYRVTHSHMVPTQFRRLLALPEDVRSSYDVSSWRAAIHGAAPCPLEVKRRMIEWWGPVVTEYYAATEGGGTVINSVDWLRKPGSVGLPWPGSVVKVLADDGSELPAGEIGTVYMRMGASTFEYYKDKAKTQAGRVRDLFTLGDIGYLDEDGYLFLCDRKADMIISGGVNIYPAEIEGELACHPAVADVAVFGIPHPDWGEEIKAVVQPVDGVSGSPELTAELLSYLATRLAKFKLPRTVDYAAELPRDPNGKLYKRRLRDPYWEGQERAI; the protein is encoded by the coding sequence ATGACGGCGCCTGGACTTTGGCACATCGCGGCTGCGGAACCCGGGTTGACGGCGGTGGTCGACCCTGACGGCGGCGAGGTGAGCTACGGCTCGCTCGCCGCTGCGGCGGATCGGTACGGGCGGGGGTTGCAGGCCATGGGCCTGCGCCCTGGCGACAGTGTCGTGGTGTTGCTGCCCAACGGGTCCGACCTGATGGCGATGTACTTTGCCGCCATGCAGACCGGGCTGTACATCGTGCCCGTGAACTGGCATCTGGTCGGTCCGGAGATCGCGTATCTGATCTCCGACTCCGGCGCCAAGGCTTTCGTCGCCTCTTCCCGCTTCGCCGAGGCCGCCGCCGTCGCCGGCGAGTCGCTGCCTGCTTCCGCACGGTTCTCGGTGGGGGAGATCCCCGGCTTCCAGCCGTTGTCCTCCCTTGGCGCGTCGGAACCCGTTGGCCGGCCCGACATCCGCACCGCCGGCGCACCCATGCTCTACACCTCCGGCACCACCGGCCGGCCCAAGGGCGTCCGCCGGGCTTTGACCGGGGCCGATCCCGACGACGTGCCCGCCGCCGGCATCTGGTTCTTCGGCATCTTCGACCTCAAGCCGTTCGACGGGCACGTGCACCTGTGCGGTTCGCCGCTCTATCACACCGCCGTGCTGAACTTCGTCGCCCTGTCCATCCAGTTCGGACACACGGCCGTGTTGATGGACCGTTGGGACGCCGAGGAGATGCTTCGGCTGATCGCCAAGTACCGCGTCACCCACAGTCACATGGTCCCCACCCAGTTCCGCCGCCTGTTGGCCCTGCCCGAGGACGTTCGTTCTTCTTACGACGTCTCTTCGTGGCGGGCCGCCATCCACGGCGCCGCCCCGTGCCCGCTCGAGGTCAAGCGCCGCATGATCGAGTGGTGGGGGCCGGTCGTCACCGAGTACTACGCCGCCACCGAGGGCGGCGGCACCGTAATCAATTCCGTCGACTGGCTCCGCAAGCCCGGCTCGGTCGGCCTCCCTTGGCCCGGCTCGGTGGTCAAGGTCCTCGCCGACGACGGCTCCGAGCTCCCCGCCGGCGAGATCGGCACCGTGTACATGCGCATGGGCGCTTCCACCTTCGAGTACTACAAGGACAAGGCCAAGACCCAGGCCGGCCGCGTCCGCGACCTCTTCACCCTCGGCGACATCGGCTACCTCGACGAGGACGGTTACCTGTTCCTCTGCGACCGCAAGGCCGACATGATCATCTCCGGCGGCGTCAACATCTACCCGGCGGAGATCGAGGGCGAGCTGGCGTGCCACCCCGCCGTCGCCGACGTCGCGGTCTTCGGCATTCCCCACCCCGATTGGGGCGAGGAGATCAAGGCCGTCGTCCAGCCCGTCGACGGTGTCTCCGGTTCCCCCGAGCTCACCGCCGAGCTGCTCTCGTACCTCGCCACCCGCCTCGCCAAGTTCAAGCTGCCCCGCACCGTCGACTACGCCGCCGAGCTCCCTCGCGACCCCAACGGCAAGCTCTACAAGCGCCGCCTGCGGGACCCGTACTGGGAGGGGCAGGAGCGCGCCATCTGA
- a CDS encoding ferredoxin, with protein MNRAQLMRREAVMVIEVDRTMCEANGRCVAAAPDVFELDNDEELVITEPSAGDEVARRVAVAVASCPRNALRVTG; from the coding sequence GTGAATCGCGCCCAGCTGATGCGACGGGAGGCGGTCATGGTGATCGAGGTCGACCGGACCATGTGTGAGGCCAACGGCCGGTGCGTTGCGGCCGCGCCGGACGTGTTCGAGCTGGACAACGACGAGGAACTGGTGATCACCGAGCCGTCGGCCGGCGACGAGGTGGCGCGCCGGGTCGCGGTCGCGGTGGCCAGCTGCCCGCGCAACGCGCTGCGCGTGACCGGCTGA
- a CDS encoding acyl-CoA synthetase yields the protein MALNIADLVEHAADLVPERAAVICGQRRVTYAELDERANRLANHLAAAGVRPGDHVGVHSRNSIEMVESMLAAYKLRAVAINVNYRYTSAELRYVFDNSDLVALVHERRYAPLVAEVLPDVPRLRHVIYTDDGSNENVSYSAVEYEAALAGASPARDFPERSPDDIYILYTGGTTGYPKGVLWRQEDVWRVLGGGIDFITGVPVEDEWQQARQGQAYGLVRLCAPPMIHGAAQWGVFGALFTGSTVVLLPQFDADEIWRAVQQHKVQVMMIVGDAMARPLIESYRDGSYDASSLAAISSSAALFSKAVKEEYVAAFPNVVITDAIGASETGFTGIGVVQSGAPQNGGPRVKADPASVVLGDDGRPAPPGVIGKLARGGHIPLGYYKDEAKTAALFTEVDGKRYAVPGDFARLEEDGTVTLLGRGNMCVNTAGEKVFPEEVEGVLKSHPDVFDALVLGIPDERLGQRVAAVVQTRSGRTLSFDELDAHARQQIAGYKVPRSIWLVDEISRLPSGKPDYRWARELVAERAPSVEVQTTAGLGGSRAHGTV from the coding sequence GTGGCCCTGAACATCGCAGACCTCGTGGAGCACGCAGCCGATCTCGTCCCCGAGCGTGCCGCGGTGATCTGCGGCCAACGCCGGGTGACCTACGCCGAACTGGACGAGCGAGCCAACCGGCTGGCCAACCACCTGGCCGCCGCCGGCGTGCGGCCGGGCGACCACGTCGGCGTCCACTCGCGGAATTCCATTGAGATGGTGGAAAGCATGCTCGCGGCCTACAAGCTGCGGGCGGTCGCCATCAACGTCAACTACCGGTACACCAGCGCCGAGCTGCGCTACGTGTTCGACAACTCCGACCTCGTCGCGCTGGTGCACGAACGCCGTTACGCACCGTTGGTGGCCGAGGTGCTGCCGGACGTGCCGCGCCTGCGCCACGTGATCTACACCGACGACGGCTCGAACGAGAACGTGTCCTATTCCGCCGTCGAGTACGAGGCGGCGCTGGCCGGCGCGAGCCCGGCCCGGGATTTCCCCGAACGCAGCCCGGACGACATCTACATCCTCTACACCGGCGGCACGACCGGCTACCCCAAGGGCGTGCTGTGGCGGCAGGAGGACGTGTGGCGCGTGCTCGGCGGCGGCATCGACTTCATCACCGGCGTGCCGGTCGAGGACGAGTGGCAGCAGGCCCGGCAGGGCCAGGCCTACGGGCTGGTCCGGCTGTGCGCCCCGCCCATGATCCACGGCGCCGCGCAGTGGGGCGTGTTCGGTGCGCTGTTCACCGGCAGCACCGTCGTGCTGCTGCCGCAGTTCGACGCCGACGAAATCTGGCGGGCAGTGCAGCAGCACAAGGTCCAGGTGATGATGATCGTCGGCGACGCCATGGCTCGGCCGCTGATCGAGTCCTATCGGGACGGTTCGTACGACGCGTCCTCGCTGGCCGCGATCTCCAGCAGTGCGGCGCTGTTCTCCAAGGCCGTCAAGGAGGAGTACGTCGCCGCCTTCCCCAATGTCGTTATCACGGACGCGATCGGCGCGTCCGAGACCGGCTTCACGGGCATCGGTGTCGTGCAGAGCGGGGCGCCGCAGAACGGTGGCCCACGGGTGAAGGCCGACCCGGCCAGCGTCGTACTCGGCGACGACGGCCGACCGGCCCCGCCCGGCGTGATCGGGAAACTGGCCCGTGGCGGGCACATTCCGCTCGGCTACTACAAGGATGAGGCAAAGACCGCGGCGCTGTTCACCGAGGTGGACGGCAAACGCTATGCCGTGCCAGGGGATTTCGCGCGTCTCGAGGAGGACGGCACCGTGACCCTGTTGGGGCGCGGCAACATGTGCGTCAACACCGCGGGGGAGAAGGTGTTCCCCGAGGAGGTCGAGGGCGTCCTCAAGTCGCATCCCGACGTCTTCGACGCGCTGGTGCTCGGCATCCCGGACGAGCGGCTCGGTCAGCGCGTCGCCGCCGTCGTGCAGACGAGGTCGGGGCGGACACTGTCCTTCGACGAGCTCGATGCCCATGCACGCCAACAGATCGCTGGTTACAAGGTGCCGCGTAGCATCTGGCTGGTCGACGAGATCAGCCGGCTCCCCAGCGGCAAACCCGACTACCGGTGGGCGCGGGAGCTCGTCGCCGAACGCGCGCCATCGGTCGAGGTCCAGACCACCGCCGGGCTGGGAGGCTCTCGTGCGCACGGCACTGTGTGA
- a CDS encoding 3-oxoacyl-ACP reductase, whose protein sequence is MDLAGKVAIVTGAAAGLGRAEALALAAAGASVVLGDVADASGVLDEIEALGGKAEIVPGDVAERSTADALVQAAVEGLGGLHIVVNNAGVLRDRMLFNMSDEEWDTVIRVHLRGHFLLSRNASAYWRQQSKQEGQPVYGRLVNTSSEAFLLGSEGQPNYAAAKAGIVALTVATSRGMARYGVKANAICPRARTAMTAGVFGDAPEGEDPLSPQHVAPFVAYLASPAADHISGQLFVVHGGMVALIAAPSVEQTFHAADGDWAAVGGYFADRDPARTFACTEVMTLG, encoded by the coding sequence GTGGACTTGGCGGGCAAGGTCGCGATCGTCACCGGTGCGGCGGCCGGACTCGGCCGGGCCGAAGCGCTGGCGCTGGCCGCGGCCGGCGCGTCGGTGGTGCTGGGCGACGTGGCCGACGCATCCGGTGTGCTGGACGAGATCGAGGCGCTGGGCGGCAAGGCCGAGATCGTCCCGGGTGACGTGGCCGAGCGGTCCACGGCCGACGCGCTCGTGCAAGCGGCGGTGGAAGGCTTGGGCGGCCTGCACATCGTGGTGAACAACGCGGGCGTGCTGCGTGACCGGATGTTGTTCAACATGTCCGACGAAGAGTGGGACACGGTGATCCGCGTGCACCTGCGCGGCCATTTCCTGCTGTCCCGCAACGCCTCGGCCTACTGGCGGCAGCAGTCCAAACAGGAGGGCCAGCCGGTGTACGGCCGGCTGGTCAACACCTCGTCGGAGGCGTTCCTGCTCGGCTCCGAAGGCCAGCCCAACTACGCCGCCGCGAAGGCCGGCATCGTCGCGCTCACGGTCGCGACGTCACGCGGCATGGCCCGCTATGGCGTGAAGGCCAACGCGATCTGCCCGCGCGCCCGCACGGCGATGACCGCGGGCGTCTTCGGCGACGCGCCGGAGGGCGAGGATCCCCTTTCCCCGCAACACGTCGCGCCGTTCGTCGCCTATCTCGCGTCGCCGGCCGCCGACCACATCAGCGGGCAGCTCTTCGTCGTGCACGGCGGCATGGTGGCGCTGATCGCCGCCCCGTCGGTCGAGCAGACCTTCCACGCGGCCGACGGCGACTGGGCCGCGGTCGGCGGCTACTTCGCCGACCGGGATCCGGCGCGAACCTTTGCCTGCACCGAAGTTATGACCCTCGGTTAG